From one Luteolibacter sp. SL250 genomic stretch:
- a CDS encoding class I SAM-dependent methyltransferase, with protein sequence MNPHPVLENRYTRPEERPVYVKQLFDEGAQHYDAICEWGFFGTGNLYRKDAQRRHGLRPGMKLLDVASGTGLMAVAAAELMGYEKDITCVEPSDGMIREAKAKLHATFVQSGGEDMPLPDDQFDFLTVGYAMRHFADLKKTFTEFNRVLKPGGKVLILEATRPEGKFGSFLFRLYFGKIYPGFSRLLTRSKKAEEMMVYFWETMDTCVRPKDIMQAFEAAGFVEVKRRAIFNVFSEYTAVKAGERL encoded by the coding sequence ATGAATCCGCATCCCGTCCTGGAAAACCGGTACACCCGCCCTGAGGAACGCCCGGTCTATGTGAAGCAGCTTTTCGACGAGGGCGCGCAACACTACGACGCCATCTGTGAGTGGGGATTCTTCGGAACCGGCAACCTCTACCGCAAGGACGCCCAGCGCCGCCATGGCCTGCGCCCCGGCATGAAGCTGCTGGACGTGGCCTCCGGCACCGGCCTGATGGCGGTCGCCGCCGCCGAGCTGATGGGCTACGAAAAGGACATCACTTGCGTGGAGCCAAGCGACGGCATGATCCGCGAGGCGAAGGCCAAGCTGCACGCCACCTTCGTCCAGAGCGGCGGCGAGGACATGCCGCTGCCGGACGACCAGTTCGATTTCCTGACCGTGGGCTACGCTATGCGCCACTTCGCCGACCTGAAGAAGACCTTCACCGAGTTCAACCGCGTGCTGAAGCCGGGCGGCAAGGTGCTGATCCTGGAAGCGACGCGGCCTGAGGGGAAATTCGGCTCCTTCCTGTTCCGCCTCTACTTCGGAAAGATCTATCCGGGGTTCTCCCGCCTGCTCACCCGCAGCAAGAAAGCGGAGGAGATGATGGTCTATTTCTGGGAGACCATGGATACCTGCGTGCGCCCGAAAGACATCATGCAGGCGTTCGAGGCCGCCGGCTTCGTGGAAGTGAAACGCCGCGCCATTTTCAACGTCTTCAGCGAATACACCGCGGTGAAGGCCGGGGAGCGTCTTTGA